In Myxococcus stipitatus, the following are encoded in one genomic region:
- a CDS encoding CusA/CzcA family heavy metal efflux RND transporter has product MFDRLIHFSIKNRLLIFVLTLVLVGFGLNALRKLPIDAVPDVTNVQVQILTSSPGLGPVEVERFITVPVETSMSGLPDTEEIRSVSKFGLSVVTVVFEEGVDIYFARQLIQERLVAAKESIPPGYGSPEMGPISTGLGEIYQFEVRGEGHDDMELRSILEWQISPRLRSVPGVVEVNAFGGELKTYEVQVDPARLTAYGLSLGQVFEALEQNNANAGGAYITRGPEQVLIRGEGLVETLEDLRDVVISTSPQGVPIFVRDVANVAFAAKVRQGAVTRDGRGEAVTGIVMMLIGQNSREVVNNVKAEVEKIRPTLPPGVTIDTFYDRTDLVRKTIHTVAKNLIEGGVLVVVVLFVMLRNLRAGLLAAAAIPLAMLSAFIGMRALGISGNLMSLGAIDFGLIVDGALIIVENAVRHISEKSHELGRALTREERDEVVYKSAVEVRQAAAFGELIIGVVYLPILALSGIEGKMFKPMAITVICALAGAFVLSLTFVPALASVLLPLRAKEQESILVRGARRVYEPALSWCLQRRGLVAGVAGGLLALSLATVPFLGAEFIPRLDEGAIALQAWRVPSVSLEESVRQTTLIEKVLKRFPEVTTVVSRTGRAEIATDPMGVEISDIFVMLKPHEEWTTAKDREGLVTAFNAALSKEVPGSLFSYSQPIELRVSELIAGVRSDVALKLYGEDLNVLKQTGDRLVAALSKVPGAADVKAEQVAGLPVARIQIDRKAIARYGINARQVLDTIEAIGGREVGTVVEGARRFALQVRFAPDSRATVEKLETLRVASPSGQLIPLSELARVVVEEGPAQVSRENIQRRLTIEANVRGRDLQGFVTEAQEVIARDVKLPAGYWVDWGGQFENLQSASQRLAFVVPLTLLLIFVLLYATFNAVRPALLIYLNIPFAITGGLLALLARGMPLSISAAVGFIALFGVAVLNGLVLVSSIRKLRQEGLSPVQAAHDAAHLRLRPVLTTALVASLGFLPMAYSTGAGAEVQKPLATVVIGGLFSSTLLTLLVLPTVYAWFDRSRPKHVSSTPQALASTPPPQPLPAEGHTA; this is encoded by the coding sequence ATGTTCGACAGACTCATCCACTTCTCCATCAAGAACCGCCTGCTCATCTTCGTCCTGACGCTGGTGCTCGTCGGGTTCGGGCTGAACGCGCTGCGCAAGCTCCCCATCGACGCGGTGCCGGACGTCACCAACGTGCAGGTGCAGATTCTCACCTCGTCGCCGGGGCTCGGCCCCGTGGAGGTCGAGCGGTTCATCACCGTGCCCGTCGAGACCTCCATGAGCGGGCTGCCGGACACGGAGGAGATTCGCTCCGTCTCCAAGTTCGGCCTCTCCGTCGTCACCGTCGTCTTCGAGGAAGGCGTCGACATCTACTTCGCCCGCCAGCTCATCCAGGAGCGGCTGGTCGCGGCGAAGGAGAGCATCCCCCCGGGCTATGGCTCCCCGGAGATGGGGCCCATCTCCACGGGCCTGGGAGAAATCTACCAGTTCGAGGTGCGCGGCGAAGGCCACGACGACATGGAGCTGCGCAGCATCCTCGAGTGGCAGATCTCCCCGCGGCTGCGCTCCGTGCCGGGCGTCGTCGAGGTCAACGCCTTTGGCGGTGAGCTGAAGACCTATGAAGTGCAGGTGGACCCCGCCCGGCTCACGGCCTATGGCCTGTCGCTCGGCCAGGTGTTCGAGGCCCTGGAGCAGAACAACGCCAACGCCGGAGGCGCCTACATCACGCGTGGGCCCGAGCAGGTGCTCATCCGAGGCGAGGGCCTGGTGGAGACGCTGGAGGACTTGCGCGACGTGGTCATCTCCACCTCGCCGCAAGGGGTCCCCATCTTCGTGCGCGACGTGGCCAACGTGGCCTTCGCCGCCAAGGTCCGGCAAGGCGCGGTGACTCGCGATGGGCGGGGCGAGGCCGTCACCGGCATCGTGATGATGCTCATCGGCCAGAACTCCCGCGAGGTGGTCAACAACGTGAAGGCGGAGGTGGAGAAGATCCGTCCCACGCTGCCGCCGGGCGTCACCATCGACACGTTCTACGACCGCACGGACCTGGTCCGGAAGACCATCCACACGGTGGCCAAGAACCTCATCGAGGGCGGCGTGCTTGTCGTCGTGGTGCTCTTCGTGATGCTGCGCAACCTGCGTGCGGGCCTGCTCGCCGCCGCGGCCATCCCGCTGGCCATGCTCAGCGCGTTCATCGGCATGCGGGCCCTGGGCATCTCCGGCAACCTGATGTCGCTGGGCGCCATCGACTTCGGCCTCATCGTCGACGGAGCCCTCATCATCGTGGAGAACGCCGTCCGGCACATCTCCGAGAAGAGCCACGAACTGGGGCGAGCCCTCACCCGCGAGGAGCGCGACGAGGTCGTCTACAAGAGCGCGGTGGAGGTCCGGCAGGCCGCGGCCTTCGGTGAGCTCATCATCGGCGTGGTGTACCTGCCCATCCTCGCCTTGAGCGGCATCGAGGGGAAGATGTTCAAGCCCATGGCCATCACCGTCATCTGCGCGCTGGCCGGGGCCTTCGTGCTGTCGCTCACCTTCGTCCCCGCGCTGGCCTCCGTGCTGCTCCCGCTCCGCGCGAAGGAGCAGGAGAGCATCCTCGTCCGGGGCGCGCGCCGCGTGTACGAGCCCGCGCTGTCGTGGTGCCTCCAGCGCCGGGGCCTCGTCGCGGGCGTCGCGGGTGGGCTGCTCGCGCTGAGCCTGGCCACCGTGCCCTTCCTCGGCGCGGAGTTCATCCCCCGCCTGGACGAAGGCGCCATCGCGCTCCAGGCGTGGCGGGTGCCCTCCGTGTCGCTGGAGGAGTCCGTCCGTCAGACGACGCTCATCGAGAAGGTGCTCAAGCGCTTCCCGGAGGTCACCACGGTGGTGTCCCGCACGGGCCGCGCGGAGATCGCCACGGACCCGATGGGCGTGGAGATCAGCGACATCTTCGTGATGCTCAAGCCGCATGAGGAGTGGACCACCGCGAAGGACCGGGAGGGGCTCGTCACGGCCTTCAACGCCGCGCTGTCGAAGGAGGTGCCCGGCAGCCTCTTCAGCTACTCGCAGCCCATCGAGCTGCGGGTGAGCGAGCTCATCGCGGGCGTGCGCTCGGACGTCGCGCTCAAGCTCTATGGCGAAGACCTGAACGTGCTGAAGCAGACGGGAGACCGGCTCGTCGCCGCGCTCTCCAAGGTGCCCGGGGCCGCGGACGTGAAGGCGGAGCAAGTGGCGGGACTCCCCGTGGCCCGCATCCAGATAGACCGCAAGGCCATCGCCCGCTACGGCATCAACGCCCGGCAGGTGCTGGACACCATCGAGGCCATCGGCGGCCGGGAGGTGGGCACCGTGGTGGAAGGCGCGCGGCGCTTCGCGCTCCAGGTCCGCTTCGCGCCCGACTCCCGCGCCACCGTCGAGAAGCTGGAGACGCTGCGCGTGGCCAGCCCCTCCGGCCAGCTCATCCCACTCTCGGAGCTGGCCCGCGTCGTGGTGGAGGAGGGCCCGGCGCAGGTGAGCCGGGAGAACATCCAGCGGCGCCTCACCATCGAGGCCAACGTGCGCGGGCGCGACCTCCAGGGCTTCGTGACGGAGGCGCAGGAGGTCATCGCGCGCGACGTGAAGCTGCCCGCGGGCTACTGGGTGGACTGGGGCGGCCAGTTCGAGAACCTCCAGTCCGCCTCGCAGCGGCTGGCGTTCGTGGTGCCGCTCACCCTGCTGCTCATCTTCGTCCTGCTCTACGCCACGTTCAACGCGGTGAGGCCCGCGCTGCTCATCTACCTCAACATCCCGTTCGCGATTACCGGAGGACTCCTGGCGCTGCTCGCGCGAGGCATGCCGCTGTCCATCTCCGCGGCGGTGGGTTTCATCGCGCTGTTCGGCGTCGCGGTGCTCAACGGCCTGGTGCTGGTCTCCTCCATCCGCAAGCTGCGGCAGGAAGGACTCTCCCCCGTCCAGGCGGCCCACGACGCGGCCCACCTGCGGCTGCGGCCGGTGCTCACCACCGCGCTGGTGGCCTCCCTGGGCTTCCTCCCCATGGCGTACTCCACCGGCGCCGGCGCCGAGGTGCAGAAGCCCCTGGCCACCGTCGTCATCGGCGGGCTCTTCAGCAGCACCCTGCTCACGCTGTTGGTGCTCCCCACCGTCTATGCCTGGTTCGACCGGAGCCGTCCCAAGCACGTCTCCAGCACGCCCCAGGCCCTGGCCTCGACGCCACCGCCACAACCCCTCCCGGCCGAAGGCCACACGGCCTGA
- a CDS encoding threonine aldolase family protein encodes MFQHRFSRSEFLSLTRMLAGTALLSTVSRAATPAPPKAGKPASTGPTRSEFDAIRRACRGSLTGSAAQDPASELIAIGEWMRGQGAGGDFYGQGALIESFEKKLAAMLGFPAGCYMPTGTMAQLIALRIYADARGNRNVGLHPSSHHVLHEDSSHVVLHGLRDVILSPWTRPLLAVDVRDSPDALGSVSVELPVRWLGGRLQTWEQLEELKRTCRDKGVKLHMDGARLWECQPFYGRPYADICRGFDSVYVSLYKRIGALGGAMLVGGEDFIREARVWRHRHGGNLFHHYPYVASAAMRLDGALSGLPALVRRAKTLSEALAADPRLTVHPSPVQTNMFRLFLRGDAQALSLRALALAKDSRVWLGGFGPTRVPGIIDAEIEVTEGLGDVTDAEVVQVFRRLLDEAA; translated from the coding sequence ATGTTCCAGCATCGCTTCAGCCGCAGTGAGTTCCTCTCGTTGACCCGCATGCTCGCGGGGACCGCGTTGCTGTCGACGGTGTCACGCGCCGCGACGCCTGCGCCCCCGAAGGCCGGCAAGCCCGCCTCCACCGGGCCGACTCGCTCGGAGTTCGACGCGATTCGGCGCGCCTGCCGCGGCTCCCTCACGGGAAGCGCCGCTCAGGACCCCGCCTCGGAGCTCATCGCCATTGGCGAATGGATGCGAGGGCAGGGCGCCGGTGGCGACTTCTACGGACAAGGGGCGCTGATTGAATCCTTCGAGAAGAAGCTCGCCGCGATGCTGGGCTTCCCCGCGGGTTGCTACATGCCCACGGGCACCATGGCCCAGCTCATCGCCCTCCGAATCTACGCGGACGCGCGCGGCAATCGGAACGTCGGCCTCCATCCGTCCTCACACCATGTGCTGCACGAGGACAGCAGCCATGTGGTCCTGCACGGCCTGCGCGATGTCATCCTCTCGCCCTGGACGCGACCCTTGCTCGCCGTCGATGTGCGGGACTCGCCGGATGCTCTCGGGAGCGTCAGTGTCGAGCTGCCGGTGCGGTGGCTCGGTGGCCGGCTCCAGACGTGGGAGCAGCTCGAGGAGCTCAAGCGGACCTGCCGCGACAAGGGCGTGAAGCTGCACATGGATGGGGCTCGCCTCTGGGAGTGCCAGCCCTTCTACGGCCGCCCGTACGCGGACATCTGCCGGGGGTTCGACTCTGTCTACGTGTCTCTCTACAAGCGCATCGGCGCGCTGGGCGGCGCCATGCTCGTGGGGGGCGAGGACTTCATCCGCGAGGCCCGCGTGTGGCGCCACCGACACGGCGGCAACCTCTTCCATCACTATCCCTACGTCGCCTCGGCGGCGATGCGCCTGGACGGCGCGCTCTCGGGCCTGCCGGCGCTGGTCCGCCGCGCGAAGACGTTGAGCGAGGCCCTGGCCGCGGACCCCCGGTTGACGGTGCACCCAAGTCCCGTCCAGACGAACATGTTCCGCCTCTTCCTTCGCGGCGATGCACAGGCGCTCTCGCTGCGCGCCCTGGCCCTGGCGAAGGACTCGCGTGTCTGGCTCGGAGGCTTCGGGCCCACGCGAGTGCCCGGCATCATCGACGCCGAAATCGAGGTCACCGAAGGACTGGGCGACGTCACCGACGCGGAGGTCGTCCAGGTCTTCCGTCGACTCCTGGACGAGGCCGCATGA
- a CDS encoding AraC family transcriptional regulator, with the protein MNLPPLFVLAPETGLFVLRSNDAHSAPHQQWGTAILFGLEGPVTVLHAGGSTQGRIVVVPGDVPHVTRSPGPLASVVLDADVHRATLQALAGRQPFAMESPSVLARVTTWVEPGQAGVAHGVLCAVQALFPTGAAPLGDGRIARLLDMLGQDESLPLPVLAARLKLSAGHVSTLFHSKVGIALRRWLLWRRLLRAVPLLRAGSLAQSAAMSGFADQAHLTRTCVRFAGYTPRHLAEALCPAV; encoded by the coding sequence ATGAACCTCCCACCGCTTTTCGTCCTCGCACCGGAGACAGGACTCTTCGTCCTGCGCTCCAACGACGCGCACTCCGCGCCTCACCAGCAGTGGGGCACCGCGATTCTGTTCGGCCTGGAAGGGCCGGTGACGGTGCTGCACGCCGGTGGGAGCACTCAAGGCCGCATCGTGGTGGTCCCCGGCGACGTGCCGCACGTGACGCGCTCACCAGGGCCCCTGGCCAGCGTGGTGCTGGACGCGGACGTCCACCGCGCCACGCTCCAGGCGCTCGCGGGGAGACAGCCCTTCGCGATGGAGTCCCCGAGTGTCCTGGCTCGCGTGACGACGTGGGTGGAGCCGGGGCAGGCCGGGGTCGCCCATGGAGTCCTGTGCGCCGTGCAGGCGCTGTTTCCCACGGGGGCCGCGCCGTTGGGAGATGGCCGCATCGCGCGCCTGCTCGACATGCTGGGCCAAGATGAATCACTCCCGCTGCCAGTGCTCGCCGCGCGGCTGAAGCTGTCCGCGGGGCACGTCTCCACCTTGTTCCATTCCAAGGTGGGCATTGCCTTGCGGCGCTGGCTGTTGTGGCGGCGGCTGTTGCGCGCGGTGCCGCTGTTGCGCGCGGGGAGCCTCGCGCAGTCGGCCGCCATGTCGGGCTTCGCGGACCAGGCGCACCTGACGCGCACCTGTGTCCGCTTCGCGGGCTACACGCCCAGGCACCTGGCGGAGGCCCTGTGCCCGGCCGTGTGA
- a CDS encoding serine hydrolase domain-containing protein: MASRSASTPAFICVFLLGALSCRSHEPEVLPCEPDAVRASLQQSMQEALEAHPGNEGWLMSVRIPSVGLEFSEAVHTSKVDTLDARTPFRIASVTKTYLAASLLRLVEDGKLSLDDTVDSVVPAPYPELLRAGGYRPERMTVEQLLTHTSGLYDYAQSEDYLATVLEAPDQVWTREAQVRFAMEHGRPAGEPGERYVYSDTGYLLLGALLEHRTGLGLAEAYRRLLHFERLGLTATWLETLESPPATHAPLAPQTYDGFPLASIHATADLFGGGGLVSNTPDVSRFFQALFSGQVFTHASTLEQMTRVPPTNTEDGGGMGIFRLERTGARPCYLHDGFWGITAMVCPELDVSVAIAGLEATQLGTGMRDLLRAAVKAGTECRPAP, from the coding sequence ATGGCTTCACGCAGTGCCTCAACCCCCGCCTTCATCTGTGTCTTCCTGCTCGGCGCGCTGTCCTGCCGCTCCCACGAGCCGGAGGTCCTCCCATGTGAGCCGGACGCCGTCCGCGCCTCGCTCCAGCAGTCGATGCAAGAGGCCCTGGAGGCCCATCCCGGCAACGAGGGCTGGCTGATGAGCGTGCGCATCCCCTCCGTGGGACTCGAGTTCTCCGAGGCGGTGCACACCTCGAAGGTGGACACCTTGGATGCGCGCACGCCGTTCCGCATCGCGAGCGTCACCAAGACCTACCTGGCGGCGTCCCTCCTGCGGCTGGTGGAGGACGGCAAGCTGTCGCTCGATGACACGGTGGACTCGGTGGTGCCCGCGCCCTACCCGGAGCTGCTGCGCGCGGGAGGCTACCGCCCCGAGCGGATGACGGTGGAACAACTCCTCACGCACACCAGCGGCCTGTACGACTACGCCCAGAGCGAGGACTACCTCGCCACGGTCCTCGAAGCGCCGGACCAGGTGTGGACCCGGGAAGCCCAGGTGCGCTTCGCCATGGAGCACGGGCGTCCCGCGGGTGAACCGGGTGAGCGCTACGTGTACTCGGACACGGGCTATCTGTTGCTCGGGGCGCTCCTCGAGCACAGGACGGGCCTGGGGCTCGCCGAGGCCTACCGGCGCCTGCTCCACTTCGAGCGACTGGGGCTCACGGCCACCTGGCTCGAGACGCTGGAGTCACCTCCCGCGACTCACGCGCCACTCGCGCCGCAGACCTATGACGGCTTCCCACTCGCGAGCATCCACGCTACCGCGGACCTCTTCGGAGGTGGAGGGTTGGTGTCCAACACGCCGGATGTCTCCCGCTTCTTCCAGGCCCTGTTCTCCGGACAGGTGTTCACCCACGCCTCCACGCTGGAACAGATGACGCGGGTGCCTCCCACCAACACCGAGGACGGCGGAGGCATGGGCATCTTCCGGCTGGAGCGCACGGGCGCCCGGCCCTGCTACCTGCATGACGGCTTCTGGGGCATCACCGCCATGGTGTGCCCGGAGCTCGACGTCAGCGTGGCCATCGCGGGGCTGGAGGCGACGCAGCTGGGGACCGGCATGCGGGACCTGCTCCGCGCCGCGGTGAAGGCCGGCACGGAGTGCAGGCCCGCCCCCTGA
- a CDS encoding B12-binding domain-containing radical SAM protein, which translates to MGGGRVLSPVLLVGAGTGEATCGILYLASYLRRGGIEAFVRLYDGDETPAEVVRSFEALVRRVRPKLVGISLKWFHHVDRALLIARTLRKIDPSIRIVVGGNSASYWWRELSAYDCIDHVVLGDGEVPLLSICQGNPTPPNCVTRTPDGRPTRLPLGYVQGATNSEDIYYSHFNELFLSQLDLNSFSGWVAPGKGCGENCLYCGGARGNQKAAFGRAKPFLRAEESVRRDHQEIASRTWQMRYDFAGSSAEFLGSTWAGVDLSRHCCTYFLWGVPRIELVDALARTFERVYMVVDIGCFSEQQRLEQMKRGLLKPCAKDSELLELIERSRRHANLAVEISGIGGLPFASQATLAEEVKLVERIIDLDCVIGYQRLEAQPGALVTEHPARFDMVSEAKTFTEFLDYFEQREPGDVSVPMIRFKDAKLEAAVQRTSDQVDAMAWKHRDARRNVSVNGRTRLVNTAPSTRRFTLGDWLGSHRAPARVAGEEVTVLRSVDGITLSCAPTLQPRKFSDPTLVQGEDGAILLAALATFERPTTVSSAVSQLGSKARLDPHSAQEVIEHLVEGKFLQPA; encoded by the coding sequence ATGGGTGGTGGTCGTGTGCTCTCGCCAGTGCTTCTCGTCGGTGCCGGAACGGGGGAGGCCACGTGCGGCATCCTCTACCTGGCGAGCTACCTGCGGCGAGGAGGCATCGAGGCCTTCGTCCGCCTCTATGACGGCGATGAGACCCCCGCCGAGGTCGTGCGCTCGTTCGAGGCCCTGGTCCGCCGCGTGCGCCCGAAGCTGGTGGGCATCAGCCTCAAGTGGTTCCACCACGTGGACCGCGCGCTGCTCATCGCCCGGACGCTGCGGAAGATAGACCCGTCGATTCGCATCGTCGTCGGCGGCAACTCCGCCTCGTACTGGTGGCGCGAGCTGAGCGCCTATGACTGCATCGACCACGTCGTCCTCGGCGATGGCGAGGTGCCGCTCCTGTCCATCTGCCAGGGCAACCCCACGCCGCCCAACTGCGTGACGCGGACGCCGGATGGACGGCCCACGCGGCTGCCCTTGGGCTACGTGCAGGGCGCGACCAACAGCGAGGACATCTACTACTCCCACTTCAACGAGCTCTTCCTGAGCCAGTTGGACTTGAACTCCTTCTCGGGCTGGGTCGCGCCGGGCAAGGGCTGCGGAGAGAACTGCCTGTATTGCGGCGGAGCCCGTGGCAACCAGAAGGCCGCCTTCGGACGCGCGAAGCCCTTCCTGCGGGCCGAGGAGAGCGTGCGCCGCGACCACCAGGAGATTGCCTCCCGGACGTGGCAGATGCGCTACGACTTCGCGGGCAGCTCGGCGGAGTTCCTCGGGAGCACCTGGGCCGGAGTGGACCTGTCGCGCCACTGCTGCACGTACTTCCTCTGGGGCGTGCCGCGAATCGAGCTGGTCGACGCGCTGGCGCGCACGTTCGAGCGTGTCTACATGGTGGTGGACATCGGCTGCTTCTCCGAGCAGCAGCGCCTGGAGCAGATGAAGCGCGGCCTGCTCAAGCCCTGCGCGAAGGACTCGGAGCTGCTCGAGCTCATCGAGCGCAGCCGCCGCCACGCGAACCTGGCCGTGGAGATCTCCGGCATCGGAGGACTGCCCTTCGCCAGCCAGGCCACGCTCGCCGAGGAGGTCAAGCTCGTCGAGCGCATCATCGACCTCGACTGCGTCATCGGCTATCAGCGGCTCGAAGCACAGCCGGGCGCACTCGTCACGGAACACCCCGCGCGCTTCGACATGGTGAGCGAGGCGAAGACCTTCACCGAGTTCCTCGACTACTTCGAGCAGCGCGAGCCCGGGGATGTGTCGGTGCCGATGATTCGCTTCAAGGACGCGAAGCTGGAGGCCGCGGTGCAGCGCACCTCCGACCAGGTGGATGCGATGGCCTGGAAGCACCGCGACGCCCGACGGAACGTGAGCGTCAACGGCCGCACCCGGCTGGTGAACACCGCCCCGTCGACGCGGCGCTTCACGCTGGGGGATTGGTTGGGCAGCCACCGCGCGCCAGCGAGAGTCGCGGGCGAGGAAGTGACGGTCCTGCGCTCCGTCGATGGCATCACGTTGAGCTGCGCGCCCACGCTCCAACCCCGCAAGTTCTCCGACCCGACGCTGGTGCAAGGCGAGGACGGCGCCATCCTCCTGGCGGCGCTCGCCACCTTCGAGCGACCCACCACGGTGTCCAGCGCGGTGAGTCAGCTGGGCTCCAAGGCGCGGTTGGACCCTCATTCCGCGCAGGAAGTGATTGAGCACCTGGTGGAAGGAAAGTTCCTCCAACCCGCATGA